The Raphanus sativus cultivar WK10039 unplaced genomic scaffold, ASM80110v3 Scaffold0281, whole genome shotgun sequence genome includes a window with the following:
- the LOC130501775 gene encoding tetraspanin-20-like: protein MRHNCCHLSFASVLKILNFLQAFIGISIIIYSIWMLDQYNRHVPVDPPPPSQPPSASYPFSSSGIAINSLSDSLNKPIGLLLRDSGFHLRSLDLPAPWFIYSFMAIGILVCIVTVIGFIAAEAINGCCLCFYSILKTLVIILEAALVGFIAIDRHWEKDLPYDPTGELTSLRAFIEANIDICKWVGVGVVAIQLLSLLLAMVLRAMVSPRQSELDDEDDYENPINRARENLLAPQTNQTSSGSSNIDNWRSRIREKYGLNNGQSQNPSV, encoded by the exons atgagacaCAACTGCTGCCATCTCTCCTTCGCTTCCGTCCTGAAGATCCTCAATTTCCTCCAAGCCTTCATCGGTATCTCCATCATAATCTACTCTATATGGATGCTCGATCAATACAATCGTCACGTCCCCGTCgaccctcctcctccttctcagCCTCCCTCGGCTTCTTATCCCTTCTCTAGCTCAGGAATCGCTATCAACAGTCTCTCTGACTCCCTGAACAAACCCATCGGTCTCCTTCTCCGAGATTCGGGTTTCCACCTCCGTTCCCTAGATCTTCCTGCTCCCTG GTTCATATACTCTTTCATGGCGATTGGGATCTTGGTCTGTATTGTCACTGTCATCGGTTTCATTGCAGCTGAAGCTATCAATGGCTGCTGCTTGTGTTTC TATTCAATCCTCAAAACTCTTGTCATCATACTTGAAGCAGCTCTCGTTGGATTCATTGCCATTGACCGTCACTGGGAGAAG GATCTTCCTTATGATCCAACTGGAGAACTCACTAGCCTTCGAGCTTTCATTGAAGCAAACATCGATATTTGCAAATGGGTTGGGGTTGGCGTGGTAGCTATCCAG CTACTGTCTTTGCTACTGGCTATGGTTCTAAGAGCTATGGTTTCTCCTAGGCAATCAGAGCTTGATGACGAAGATGATTATGAGAATCCGATTAACAGAGCGCGGGAGAATCTTCTTGCTCCACAGACTAACCAGACATCTTCTGGATCAAGCAATATTGACAACTGGAGGTCCAGAATCAGAGAgaag TACGGATTGAACAACGGTCAGAGCCAGAATCCCTCAGTCTAA
- the LOC130501774 gene encoding uncharacterized protein LOC130501774 yields the protein MNELRGRKVQKIESPVPGCLGRMVNLFDLGTAVNGNKMLTDKPHRDGSSLSRSRSDVSRMPSPSYKGHSEAELIMSDLRRSASSKASGTPMKKLIAREMSKEVEPKQSPTNVVAKLMGLETLPQTATQRSKSRSYSHSSSLNHPVMDDDEVHKYQELSREYKDVYEMWQSPPQKASRSRDSSPRKGRYDESAATERLVRQKFAEAKRLVTDDSLHQSKEFQEALEVLSSNKDLFVKLLQESNSFSQQLSQTVPTQSEAKRITVLRPSKAVETERFVVQGRKNKQVKKSASSSSGWGNRGGGEERPLQPTRIVVLKPSLGKSLDMKGVSSSPSTPRGVPNEGYFDESGDVDQSKEVAKEIMMQVRENLMGHHHRNETQCSSVLSNGYNGDDSSFNKSDNEDPVGNLSDSDEIMSPASRHSWDCPNRFESPFSPSSFSRASFSPESSVCREAKKRLSERWALMSVTRSGGTQPHKHVPRSSSTLGEMLALSETKVTSGSSYEEIVPETRVSTSCITTHLNQVEMAGDSLNVLARSKSVSDVSKAQLPQELTETTGSLKSSWKVSNLFSFKNKKASKEKRDTSQYSSSMSQLATPSSVTLPSEDCRHPLDALQQQSIIPGEEELTTPKPLEAGNTSEKQDELSPVSVLFPPFEEEGVSTPECSTSSKLWTTTQGEEMSLKSNLIDKSPPIGSIARILSWDDDSCTDNISKPAMRGVHEDEDWFLFIETVLTAAGFSKGCTLSHPLDPSLREKYTNLDNNNNMKEFVNEGKRRQHRSTRKLIFDCINSIVSETTTTTPRMGQDSPPLDLVEHVWSQVKDWLSDEYVEDIDANSEAAESLVKEEIVGRRWMHSFQAEIDDLGIGIERALLQELVEEAVLDLTQ from the exons ATGAATGAGCTCCGAGGCAGAAAGGTTCAAAAGATTGAGAGTCCAGTTCCAGGATGCTTGGGGAGGATGGTAAACCTATTTGATCTAGGAACTGCTGTCAATGGGAACAAGATGCTTACAGATAAACCTCATCGTGATG GATCCTCTCTGTCAAGGAGCCGATCTGATGTGTCTCGAATGCCAAGCCCCTCCTATAAAGGCCACTCAGAAGCTGAATTG ATTATGTCTGATTTAAGGAGAAGTGCTTCTAGCAAAGCAAGTGGTACACCGATGAAGAAGCTCATCGCTCGAGAAATGTCAAAAGAAGTTGAGCCTAAACAGAGCCCTACTAATGTGGTGGCGAAGTTGATGGGCTTGGAGACACTTCCCCAGACTGCTACACAGCGAAGCAAATCCAGAAGCTATTCACACTCTTCGTCGCTGAATCATCCGGTGATGGATGATGATGAGGTCCACAAGTATCAGGAGCTCAGCAGAGAATATAAAGATGTGTATGAAATGTGGCAGTCGCCTCCTCAGAAAGCGAGTCGTTCAAGAGATAGCTCGCCTAGAAAAGGAAGGTATGATGAAAGTGCTGCGACTGAGAGACTCGTTCGTCAGAAGTTTGCAGAAGCGAAACGACTTGTTACAGATGACAGTCTTCACCAATCCAAAGAGTTCCAAGAGGCTCTTGAAGTTCTAAGCTCCAACAAGGATTTGTTTGTTAAGTTGCTCCAGGAATCAAattctttctctcagcaacTTTCTCAGACTGTTCCTACTCAGTCAGAGGCGAAACGCATCACAGTATTGAGACCTTCAAAGGCTGTTGAGACTGAGAGATTTGTGGTTCAAGGGAGGAAGAACAAGCAGGTTAAGAAATCTGCTTCTTCATCAAGTGGATGGGGAAACCGAGGAGGAGGCGAGGAAAGGCCTTTACAACCAACACGTATTGTTGTCTTGAAGCCTAGTCTAGGGAAGTCTCTAGATATGAAAGGTGTTTCATCATCGCCATCCACTCCTAGAGGTGTACCCAATGAAGGCTATTTTGATGAGTCTGGAGATGTTGATCAGTCTAAAGAAGTGGCAAAGGAAATAATGATGCAAGTGCGAGAGAATCTGATGGGTCACCACCACAGGAATGAGACACAATGCTCTTCTGTCTTGTCCAATGGTTATAATGGTGATGACAGTTCGTTTAACAAATCTGATAACGAAGATCCAGTGGGAAACCTTAGTGATTCTGATGAGATCATGTCACCAGCTTCTAGACACTCGTGGGACTGTCCTAATAGGTTTGAAAGTCCTTTCTCTCCTTCCTCTTTCAGCCGAGCCTCGTTTTCTCCTGAGTCATCTGTCTGCAGAGAGGCTAAGAAGCGACTCTCTGAAAGATGGGCGTTGATGTCGGTAACCAGAAGCGGCGGCACTCAGCCGCATAAACACGTACCGAGAAGCTCGAGCACCTTAGGTGAAATGCTAGCACTCTCAGAGACCAAAGTGACAAGTGGATCATCCTACGAAGAGATAGTACCTGAGACAAGGGTGTCTACATCGTGTATAACCACTCATCTGAATCAAGTGGAAATGGCTGGTGATTCTCTGAATGTCCTTGCAAGGTCAAAATCAGTCTCTGACGTTTCCAAAGCACAGCTTCCACAAGAGCTTACTGAGACGACGGGAAGCTTGAAATCGTCATGGAAAGTTTCCAACTTGTTCTCATTCAAGAATAAGAAAGCAAGCAAGGAGAAGAGAGATACATCTCAGTACAGTAGTAGTATGTCTCAGCTAGCAACGCCTTCTTCAGTGACTCTTCCCAGCGAAGATTGTCGACACCCTCTTGATGCATTACAACAGCAAAGCATAATCCCAGGCGAG GAGGAACTGACTACACCGAAGCCCCTAGAGGCTGGGAATACAAGTGAGAAACAGGACGAGCTAAGTCCAGTTTCTGTTCTGTTTCCTCCATTTGAAGAGGAAGGTGTCAGCACTCCAGAATGTTCCACATCAAGCAAGCTATGGACAACAACTCAAG GAGAGGAGATGTCTCTTAAATCTAATCTAATAGACAAATCACCACCAATCGGGTCTATTGCTCGGATCCTCTCATGGGATGATGACTCTTGCACAGACAACATATCTAAACCCGCAATGAGAGGAGTCCATGAGGATGAAGACTGGTTCTTATTCATAGAAACGGTATTAACAGCTGCTGGTTTCAGCAAGGGTTGCACCCTCTCTCATCCCTTAGACCCTTCACTCAGAGAGAAATACACCAATCtagataacaacaacaacatgaaggAGTTCGTTAACGAAGGAAAACGTAGACAACACAGGTCAACCCGTAAGCTCATTTTCGACTGCATCAACTCCATCGTTTCAGAAACAACGACTACAACACCACGCATGGGCCAAGATTCTCCGCCCTTAGACTTGGTGGAGCATGTCTGGTCCCAGGTGAAGGACTGGCTTTCAGATGAGTATGTAGAGGACATAGACGCAAACAGTGAGGCTGCAGAGAGTCTAGTGAAGGAAGAGATTGTTGGGAGGAGATGGATGCACAGCTTTCAAGCTGAAATAGACGACCTTGGGATTGGTATCGAAAGAGCATTGTTGCAGGAGCTCGTAGAGGAAGCCGTTCTCGATCTTACACAATGA
- the LOC130501776 gene encoding uncharacterized protein LOC130501776 gives MIWNQVLCLKFIWILLSKASSLWGDWHWSTHLNTHSFWTVTASDSDSWTWKKILDLRPLALQFIRTRLGNGEDTSFWHDVWTPFGQLISHIGPSGPRALRLRNEARVTDAIRGSSWSLPHPRSQREVELHIYLTTISLPLSEHINDEYEWVTGDSSSIVFRSSATWEMLRPRGELKDWFDVVWFKGAIPKLSFTMWVANYDRLPTRSRLAAWGLPVSPLCPFCNQHDETRDHLFISCTYSQDVWRGVLVRCQPNTAAITSWSELLSWIRNRSLSRRLTLLRKLAAQSVIYHIWKQRNNLVHNQTSIPASTIFRAVDKEVKNIISARRLRKRFSSLMRLWLR, from the coding sequence ATGATTTGGAACCAAGTGCTGTGCCTAAAATTTATCTGGATACTTCTATCAAAAGCCTCTTCACTGTGGGGGGATTGGCACTGGAGTACTCACCTCAACACGCACTCCTTCTGGACTGTAACCGCATCAGACTCCGACTCCTGGACTTGGAAGAAGATACTTGATCTTCGACCTCTCGCTCTTCAGTTCATCAGAACAAGATTAGGAAACGGAGAGGACACAAGCTTCTGGCATGATGTTTGGACGCCATTCGGACAGCTCATCTCTCATATTGGTCCCTCCGGTCCTAGAGCACTAAGACTGAGAAATGAAGCCAGGGTGACGGATGCTATCAGAGGTTCATCATGGTCACTTCCTCACCCTCGATCGCAGAGGGAAGTAGAGCTGCATATCTATCTTACAACTATTTCACTTCCACTTTCTGAGCATATAAATGATGAGTATGAATGGGTTACTGGTGATAGTTCTTCTATTGTTTTCAGGTCCTCAGCTACATGGGAGATGCTAAGGCCTAGAGGAGAGCTAAAGGACTGGTTTGATGTTGTTTGGTTCAAGGGAGCAATCCCCAAGCTCAGTTTCACAATGTGGGTTGCGAATTATGATCGGTTGCCTACCAGATCAAGACTTGCAGCATGGGGTCTCCCGGTCTCACCGCTCTGTCCTTTCTGCAACCAACATGACGAAACCAGAGACCATCTCTTTATCTCCTGCACCTACAGTCAAGACGTTTGGCGTGGAGTGCTCGTGCGTTGCCAACCCAACACAGCAGCGATCACCTCCTGGTCTGAACTGCTGTCTTGGATCAGAAATCGATCCCTCTCCCGGCGGCTCACTCTCTTACGGAAGCTTGCTGCTCAGTCTGTCATCTATCACATATGGAAGCAGCGAAATAACCTTGTGCACAACCAGACATCCATTCCGGCCTCTACTATCTTTAGAGCCGTTGATAAAGAGGTTAAAAACATCATCTCGGCAAGAAGGCTGAGGAAAAGGTTTAGCTCTCTTATGAGACTGTGGCTAAGATAA
- the LOC108835209 gene encoding photosystem I reaction center subunit IV A, chloroplastic-like, translated as MSMMSASSAFVLTANVTAATGPSSSRNSVSFLPMRRAGSRLVVRAADEAAPGTSSSEGAPATDVAPAGAAATKPKPPPIGPKRGSKVKILRRESYWFKNVGAVVAVDQDPKTRYPVVVRFAKVNYANISTNNYALDEVEEVKA; from the exons ATGTCGATGATGTCAGCGTCTTCGGCGTTTGTTTTGACGGCTAACGTCACGGCGGCCACCGGCCCTTCGTCTTCCAGGAACTCAGTGTCTTTCTTACCGATGAGAAGGGCTGGTTCTAGACTTGTAGTCAGAGCAGCCGACGAGGCCGCTCCGGGAACATCTTCTTCAGAAGGTGCACCAGCAACTGACGTGGCTCCGGCTGGAGCTGCTGCCACCAAACCCAAACCGCCTCCGATCGGCCCTAAGAGAGGGTCCAAG GTCAAGATCCTAAGGAGAGAATCCTACTGGTTCAAGAACGTTGGAGCAGTTGTGGCCGTTGATCAG GATCCGAAGACTCGGTACCCTGTTGTGGTCCGGTTCGCGAAAGTGAATTACGCCAACATATCGACCAACAACTACGCATTGGACGAGGTTGAAGAAGTCAAAGCTTAA
- the LOC130501772 gene encoding probable indole-3-pyruvate monooxygenase YUCCA8 — protein MENMFRLIDHDQEAATNRCIWVNGPVIVGAGPSGLATAACLREQNVPFVVLERADCIASLWQKRTYDRLKLHLPKQFCQLPKMPFPESFPEYPTKRQFIDYLESYASRFGISPKFNECVQTARFDETSGLWRVKTVSGAESTRTEVEYICRWLVVATGENAERVMPEIEGLSEFTGEVIHACDYKSGEKFAGKKVLVVGCGNSGMEVSLDLANHLAKPSMVVRSSVHVMPREIMGKSTFELAMKMLKWFPLWLVDKILLVLCWFVLGNIERYGLKRPEMGPMELKSAKGKTPVLDIGALEKIRSGNIDVVPGVKRFNGNRVELVNGEQLDVDSVVLATGYRSNVPYWLQESEFFAKNGFPKTAIGNSGWKGRTGLYAVGFTRRGLSGASMDAVNIAQDIGSVWKLETKQPTKRSTGSLRRCISQQF, from the exons atggagaATATGTTTCGTTTGATAGATCATGATCAAGAAGCAGCAACTAACCGGTGCATTTGGGTCAACGGACCGGTCATCGTCGGAGCAGGACCGTCCGGTTTAGCCACAGCCGCCTGTCTCAGGGAGCAGAACGTTCCTTTCGTGGTTCTCGAGAGAGCAGACTGCATCGCTTCACTGTGGCAAAAAAGAACGTACGATCGTCTCAAGCTTCACCTCCCCAAGCAGTTCTGCCAATTACCGAAAATGCCCTTCCCGGAGAGCTTCCCGGAGTACCCGACGAAGCGGCAGTTCATCGACTATCTCGAGTCTTACGCCTCGCGGTTCGGGATCAGCCCTAAGTTCAACGAGTGCGTGCAGACCGCAAGGTTCGACGAGACGAGCGGGCTGTGGCGAGTCAAGACCGTGTCCGGCGCTGAGTCGACTCGGACGGAGGTGGAGTATATCTGCCGGTGGCTTGTGGTGGCCACGGGAGAGAATGCGGAGAGGGTGATGCCGGAGATCGAAGGGCTTTCTGAGTTTACCGGAGAGGTGATCCATGCTTGCGATTACAAGTCCGGCGAGAAGTTCGCCGGGAAGAAAGTGTTGGTCGTTGGTTGTGGAAACTCCGGCATGGAGGTTTCTCTTGATCTTGCTAATCATCTCGCTAAGCCTTCCATGGTCGTTAGAAGCTCC gtTCATGTGATGCCGAGAGAAATAATGGGGAAGTCTACGTTTGAGCTTGCGATGAAGATGCTGAAGTGGTTTCCGTTATGGCTCGTGGACAAGATACTGTTGGTTTTGTGTTGGTTCGTGCTTGGAAACATCGAGAGATACGGTTTGAAACGACCAGAGATGGGTCCGATGGAGCTAAAGAGCGCGAAAGGGAAAACACCGGTTCTTGACATCGGGGCTTTAGAGAAGATCCGGTCGGGAAATATTGATGTGGTCCCTGGAGTCAAAAGGTTTAACGGAAACAGAGTCGAGCTTGTTAATGGAGAGCAACTCGACGTCGACTCGGTTGTACTCGCTACTGGTTATCGCAGCAACGTCCCTTACTGGCTACAG gAGAGTGAGTTCTTTGCAAAGAATGGTTTCCCGAAAACAGCGATTGGAAACAGCGGTTGGAAGGGAAGGACCGGGTTATATGCGGTTGGGTTTACAAGGAGAGGGCTCTCAGGTGCGTCAATGGACGCGGTAAACATCGCACAAGACATAGGCTCTGTTTGGAAACTAGAAACAAAGCAACCCACAAAACGCTCGACGGGTAGTCTTCGAAGATGTATCTCTCAACAGTTCTGA
- the LOC130501773 gene encoding uncharacterized protein LOC130501773, with translation MKLRDLAAKPRILCHVNSGSIASFWFDNWTGLGSLIDVIGELGPQVSGISIDSSVAEAVVAGAWSSTRSRNPTLLRLRQALPRRMLTRDRLRLWGLVVPEECLLCGRAVETSIHLFFECQFSHSVWRILLSKLRLHLPTQLEEIVLWLTSVPLRKEIKSILKLVFQAAVYFIWKERNSRLHSGLNKPTWLIVKEIHLQIRAKLLALDRENTLTTTAPRRRQKTYLST, from the exons ATGAAGCTTCGTGATCTGGCAGCAAAACCTCGCATTCTATGTCATGTAAACTCTGGTTCAATAGCGTCCTTTTGGTTCGATAATTGGACAGGACTGGGATCTCTAATTGATGTTATTGGAGAGCTTGGACCTCAGGTCTCTGGCATTTCTATTGATTCTTCGGTTGCTGAGGCTGTAGTGGCAGGAGCATGGAGTTCTACGCGATCTAGGAACCCAACGCTGCTAAGGCTTCGTCAAGCTTTGCCAA GACGAATGCTGACTCGTGACAGGCTGAGATTATGGGGTCTGGTTGTTCCTGAGGAGTGTCTCCTGTGTGGTCGCGCAGTAGAGACATCTATTCATCTGTTCTTCGAGTGTCAATTCTCACACTCGGTGTGGAGAATTCTGCTATCAAAGCTCAGACTTCATCTTCCTACGCAACTGGAAGAGATTGTACTTTGGCTAACCTCAGTCCCTTTGCGCAAAGAGATTAAATCTATCTTGAAGTTAGTTTTCCAAGCTGCGGTCTATTTCATTTGGAAGGAGAGAAACTCTCGGCTCCACTCTGGTTTGAATAAGCCAACATGGCTGATAGTTAAAGAGATACATCTTCAGATTAGGGCAAAGCTTCTTGCTCTTGACAGGGAAAACACACTCACCACTACAGCTCCTCGCAGACGACAAAAGACTTACCTGTCCACATAG